In Nitrosophilus alvini, the following are encoded in one genomic region:
- the rlmB gene encoding 23S rRNA (guanosine(2251)-2'-O)-methyltransferase RlmB → MIVYGKQIIAYILEKHRHLLKKVYLAKDIDPKIFSKIKKSGAPVIKVDPKKAQALAKGGNHQGFLAEIEDFEFKDIATVKTGDFVAVLYSITDVGNIGSIVRTAYALGVDGVVISGIKNVNMEGVIRASSAAALDMDIALCPNIYDLLNELKQSGFCVYSASMEGEDVRKVTFAPKKVLILGSEGEGLPARVCKRSDRLLSIKMKREFDSLNVSAAAAILIDRMRDE, encoded by the coding sequence ATGATAGTATACGGAAAACAGATAATCGCATATATTCTAGAAAAACATCGACATCTTTTAAAAAAAGTATATCTGGCAAAAGATATAGACCCAAAAATCTTTTCAAAGATAAAAAAGAGCGGAGCTCCTGTAATAAAAGTTGATCCAAAAAAAGCTCAGGCTTTGGCAAAAGGCGGCAATCATCAGGGGTTTCTTGCCGAGATAGAAGATTTTGAATTTAAAGATATAGCTACCGTAAAAACAGGAGATTTCGTTGCGGTTCTTTATTCGATAACAGATGTTGGGAATATAGGCTCTATAGTTAGAACAGCCTACGCTTTGGGTGTTGACGGAGTAGTTATAAGCGGAATAAAAAATGTAAATATGGAAGGTGTTATAAGGGCGAGCAGCGCAGCGGCTCTGGATATGGATATAGCTCTTTGTCCGAACATATATGATCTTTTGAACGAATTGAAACAGAGCGGCTTTTGTGTTTACAGTGCCTCTATGGAAGGAGAAGATGTTAGAAAAGTTACTTTTGCACCCAAAAAAGTATTGATTTTGGGCAGTGAAGGAGAAGGCCTTCCGGCAAGGGTTTGCAAAAGAAGTGACAGGCTTTTGTCCATAAAGATGAAAAGAGAATTTGATTCGTTAAATGTCAGTGCTGCTGCCGCAATATTGATAGACAGGATGCGTGATGAGTAA
- a CDS encoding type II secretion system protein has protein sequence MNRRAFTLVELSMVLIIIGLLLGIGMTAYKLMIQNSKIRQNKEIVKSAEEAIKGYATRHGYLPDSAEFSTTVPKFEDTYGNPLFYIYDSSLAGSGGFCGTNSNRLGLKICKDSACNTFDYVKNVAFIVLSAGENQNNQTSGNLAVTVDTNISIYDYGVDNIDNYSGDINRPEAYDDIAEWVTIAELQSLEGCKPLEVSTSSVLPQGEEDSPYYYQLSVTGGKAPYSWSGSAECGLNINSDGTISGTINCYTATNTGELDVCDQNLTVTATVTDAAGDTKNYSGNIKVLPKPLNITTLFLPFGQEGQTYPTTTIFSEGGVTPFSWSISGLPANLSATDNVISGDLAQGTAGTHQITVSVTDNCSNSYTKSLTLTVNPEVNTTSGGSGTSCSAYTVILTNSGTKSFTYNGTCYRLDDGVSNYTYTTSGSSTDTILIMDYDGRRWGCATGNTYLSGDLLTLDSNADCTVDIVCDTGSCSSN, from the coding sequence ATGAACAGACGAGCTTTTACCCTTGTAGAACTCTCTATGGTGCTGATTATTATCGGTCTTCTTTTGGGTATCGGTATGACGGCATACAAACTTATGATACAAAACAGTAAAATAAGACAGAACAAAGAGATAGTAAAGAGTGCCGAAGAGGCTATAAAAGGGTATGCTACAAGGCACGGATATTTGCCGGATTCTGCAGAGTTTTCAACTACTGTTCCAAAATTTGAAGATACATACGGAAATCCTCTTTTTTATATATACGATTCTTCTCTTGCAGGAAGCGGAGGCTTTTGCGGCACAAACTCAAACCGTTTGGGACTTAAAATCTGTAAAGATTCAGCATGCAATACATTCGACTATGTGAAAAATGTAGCTTTTATAGTTCTGAGTGCGGGAGAGAACCAAAACAATCAAACATCAGGAAACCTTGCTGTAACAGTTGATACAAACATATCGATATACGACTATGGAGTTGACAATATAGACAACTATTCCGGTGATATAAACAGACCTGAGGCATATGATGATATAGCAGAATGGGTAACGATAGCAGAGCTTCAGTCACTTGAAGGATGCAAACCGCTGGAGGTAAGTACATCGTCGGTTCTTCCTCAGGGTGAAGAGGACAGTCCCTACTACTATCAACTATCAGTAACAGGCGGAAAAGCTCCTTATAGCTGGAGCGGAAGCGCAGAGTGTGGTCTTAATATCAACAGTGACGGTACAATCAGCGGAACGATAAACTGCTACACTGCTACAAATACGGGCGAACTTGACGTTTGTGACCAAAATCTAACTGTTACGGCTACAGTTACGGATGCTGCGGGAGATACGAAAAACTACAGCGGAAATATAAAGGTTTTGCCAAAACCGCTGAACATAACGACCCTTTTCCTTCCTTTTGGACAGGAGGGGCAGACATATCCCACAACAACGATATTCTCAGAAGGAGGAGTAACTCCCTTTAGCTGGAGTATAAGCGGCCTTCCGGCAAATCTGTCAGCAACAGACAATGTGATATCTGGCGACCTTGCCCAGGGTACTGCCGGAACTCATCAGATAACTGTTTCGGTAACTGATAACTGTTCGAACAGTTATACAAAAAGTCTGACTCTGACGGTAAATCCTGAAGTAAATACAACCTCGGGCGGAAGCGGTACATCATGTAGTGCCTATACCGTCATCTTGACAAATAGCGGAACGAAAAGTTTTACATATAACGGAACATGCTATAGGTTGGATGACGGTGTAAGTAACTATACATATACTACTTCGGGCTCTTCTACAGATACAATTCTCATAATGGATTATGATGGAAGAAGATGGGGATGTGCAACAGGAAACACATATCTGAGCGGTGATCTTTTGACACTTGACAGCAATGCCGACTGCACTGTAGATATAGTATGTGATACCGGATCATGCAGTTCTAATTAA
- the rsmI gene encoding 16S rRNA (cytidine(1402)-2'-O)-methyltransferase yields the protein MLTLVPTPIGNIEDISARALKALEKADIFLCEDTRVTKKLLGLVKQKYNIAPAPARFISLHSHNEKKFLQKIDPSFFDKNVVYVSDAGMPGISDPGAILVDYCIKNGIEYDVLPGPSAFVTAYAASGFNSSRFLFFGFLPHKGHDRKRAFENVMNSGFDTIIYESPHRLLKLFEEIVAYDCDREVFAVKELTKKFQKYYRGKVVQIFEKLKNENIKGEWVVIIKASEKKETALDINDILSLDIPKKQAAKLLSKITGKSIKECYNHLLRNETS from the coding sequence TTGCTCACTCTGGTTCCTACTCCTATAGGCAATATCGAAGATATCTCTGCAAGGGCTCTAAAAGCCCTTGAAAAAGCCGATATATTTCTCTGTGAAGATACAAGAGTTACAAAAAAACTGCTTGGACTGGTAAAACAGAAGTACAATATTGCTCCTGCGCCGGCTAGATTTATATCTTTGCACTCTCATAATGAAAAAAAATTTCTTCAAAAAATTGATCCATCTTTTTTTGATAAAAATGTGGTTTATGTGAGTGATGCAGGTATGCCCGGTATAAGCGATCCTGGTGCGATACTTGTGGACTATTGTATTAAAAACGGTATCGAATATGATGTGTTGCCGGGTCCTTCGGCTTTTGTTACCGCATATGCTGCGAGCGGTTTCAACTCTTCCAGGTTTCTTTTTTTCGGTTTTTTGCCCCATAAAGGACATGATAGAAAGAGAGCTTTTGAAAATGTAATGAATTCCGGATTTGACACCATAATTTACGAATCTCCGCACAGACTTCTTAAACTATTTGAAGAGATAGTCGCATATGATTGTGACAGAGAAGTATTTGCGGTAAAAGAGCTTACAAAAAAATTTCAAAAATATTACAGAGGCAAAGTTGTCCAAATTTTTGAAAAACTGAAAAACGAGAATATAAAAGGTGAGTGGGTCGTTATAATAAAAGCTTCCGAAAAAAAGGAGACGGCTCTAGATATAAACGATATTCTTTCACTGGATATTCCTAAAAAGCAGGCTGCAAAACTTCTTTCAAAAATTACGGGTAAAAGTATAAAAGAGTGCTATAACCATCTTCTAAGAAACGAAACTTCATAA
- the rpmE gene encoding 50S ribosomal protein L31, with protein sequence MKKGIHPEYMECSVTCACGNHFVVLSNKSELKIDICDKCHPFFTGSEKIVDTAGRVEKFKRKYNMK encoded by the coding sequence ATGAAAAAAGGCATACATCCTGAATATATGGAATGTTCTGTTACTTGTGCATGCGGCAACCATTTTGTAGTTTTGTCAAACAAAAGCGAACTCAAAATCGACATCTGTGACAAATGCCATCCGTTTTTTACAGGTTCCGAAAAGATTGTAGATACTGCCGGACGTGTCGAGAAATTTAAACGTAAATACAATATGAAATAA